The Candidatus Methylacidiphilales bacterium region ACCGGCATAACCATCAACCGCCGCGACTTGATCGCCATCCCCATTCCCAGCGCGCGGCTGCTTTGGCGCGACCTGCACGTCCGCGATGTCGGCCGCGAGAACGGGAAGACCAAGACCAAAAACATTACCTTCGAGGTGACCGTCGAAGGAATTTCCGAGGGCCAGCCTTGGTCCTTCGGCCTCGAATTCGACTTCGCCAACGAGGAATCCTTTTACTGCCGCGCCCTGAATTGGCCGGAATCCAGGGAGGAACGCGATCGCCTGCTGGCCTGCGCGCTCAAAACCCGCGTCGCCTATCTGCCGCCCATGTCCGGCCTGGCCGCCGAGGAATTCCGCAAGGAACCCGGCGAGATCGGCGTGCTCATCGGGGAGGGCCGCACCGCCGAGGTGCTCCGCAACCTTTGCCACCGCGTCCACGCGAACACCGACGCCTGG contains the following coding sequences:
- a CDS encoding AAA family ATPase, yielding MFTNLKIKNFKKLSCADVPLGQTVVFIGPNNSGKTTALQALTLWDLGARKWAELRKNSSARERTGITINRRDLIAIPIPSARLLWRDLHVRDVGRENGKTKTKNITFEVTVEGISEGQPWSFGLEFDFANEESFYCRALNWPESREERDRLLACALKTRVAYLPPMSGLAAEEFRKEPGEIGVLIGEGRTAEVLRNLCHRVHANTDAW